In the genome of Betaproteobacteria bacterium, the window GGCCGTTACCGATTGGATGGCATTCATAGCGACGCTACAGCCACCAGTCCCGCCGCATGCGCCACCCCAGCCGAGAAAGGTAGATCCGGCATTGGCGCTGGCGGTCAGCGTCACGGTCGTGCCACTGCTGTAGGCCTCGGTACAGTCGCCCGGGCAGACGATGCCGGCCGGACTGGACGTTACACTGCCCGCACCGGTGGACGAAACCGTCAACAGGAAGGTGGCCGGCGGTATGAGGCTGAACGTGGCGGATACCGTGCAGGGTACGGTGATCGCTGCCGTCGTGTAAGTGTTGCCTACCAGCGTGCCGCCGCAGGTGCCTCCCACTGCAGCGGCATAGCCCACCGCCGGCGTGACGGTGAAGTTTGTCGTCGCACCAGATACGATGCTTTGCGGCGTCGCCGGGTTGATGGTGCCGTTGGCGCCGGCCGATGGCGTCACCGTCACGGTCACGGGTGGCGCGGCGGACGCGATTGCAATGCCGAAGGGACCTTGCGTCACCGGCACGGTGGCGATCACGGTTTCCGTACCGGTATCGATGACCGAAACGGTATTGCTGCCCACGTTGCCGACGTAAGCGCGGGTACCCGACGCCTTGAAGGTTACGCTGCGGGGCGAAGAGCCGACCGGAATTGAATGGGTCACGGTGTTGGTCACGGTGTCTACCACCGAGACATTGTCACTACTGCCGTTGGCTGTGTAGACGCGTGCCGGCGGGATTGACCGCGACACCGCTCGTGCCCGCCCAACCGCGACGCTGGTGATAATGGTGTTGGTCGAGGTATCAATCACAAATAATTCGGCGGGGCCGAATTCGTTGGCGACGTAGGCGCGCGTTCCGCTGGGGTTGAATGCGACCCCGAACGAGCCGGGGCCGCCGGTGAGACCGATCGAGCCCGTCACGGTATTGGTGGTGGTGTCGATGATCGTGACCGAATTGATCCCGGGATTGGTCACAAACAGCCGCGTGCCCGCGGGGTTAATGGCGATAACGTAGGCCCGTGAAAGCGGCACCGTGCTGATGACGCCATTGGTGGAGGTGTCAATGACCGAGACAGGTTGGATATCAGGTTCGCCACATAGACGCGCGTGCCAGCGGGATTGACAGCCACGCCAGCGGTCCAGATCCAACGCGATCGTTGCGACAACTGTATTGGTGGCGAGGTTGATGACGGATACCGTATTGGGGGTGGAATTGGCGACATAGGCGCGTGACCCGTTCGGGAGGATACCGATGCCGAAGGGCGCTCCACCAACGGGAATGGTGGTGACCACCGCATTCGTGGCGGTATCGAGAACGGAAACAATGCTGCCGTTTTGGCCCGTGATATAGGCAAACGGTTGCGATTGTGCAGACCCGACTGCGGCGAGCATCAATAGCGATGCGATGACAGCCCACAGGGACTTCACGATCGTGCGCGGAATTGACATTTTTTCCTCCATCTAAAGAAGTTGCGTGCTATTTAGGTCAGGTGCGGTTGAGAGGCTGTGTGCTGGTGATTTATTCACGATATCCTTAAACACGAGTACTGGCGCGGCACTTAACGGCATTTCGGCTGGAACGCCTCGCCAGTTCTGGTGTTTTTGTTTGGTTGGTCGTCTATTTCCTGTACATCCACATCCTGCCGCCCGCGTGATCGGATTCGCACTTACAGATAGCCACGGTTGTCAGCACACCGCCAAAACGAAGGTAAGTATTTGATTTTTCCTGTGACCGCGATCACGGTATCCCCAGTCTGTGCAGTGCTCGAACACGTTTGTCCTCGATGCGATTTCGCGTCAGCGCGACCCAGGAAGCTCGCGTAACTCCGGCAAGAATGGGCCTTTGCACAATTCACGCATGCGGTTTGCGGCGGCATCGCGATCAGGTCCGTTCAAGGGCGGCTGCAACGGCATCAGCAAGGATTCGAAGAGAGCTTCCAGCTCCAGGCTGTCGACACGCGCGGCGTCGGCATTGATGCGCAGCTCATCACCATGCCGCCGCAAAATCGTGTTGCCGCCGCAGGTGCGCTTCAGTCTTGCCAGCGTGGTATCGAGCGATTGGCGCGCGCGCGCGGATTCGGCCAGCGGCCAGAATTCGGTGGATGCGCGTTCAACGGCGAAGCCCGCGCCGCCTGCGGCAATCACCCGCAGCAGCAGCTCGATCGGTCGCGTGAGGCGCGAGGGGGCGGTCTCTATTTCGCTGCCGTCGACCCACAGACGAAAGCCACCGAGGCATTCGATGATGACTGGCACGGGTGCTGATTGCGGAGCGTTTGATTGCCCTGCCGTGTAGGCTTCCACGCGGGAATTAGCAAGATCGATCATGCCGCCCATGTTGGGGCGGGCCATCCGCGCCGGGTACTTACAACTGACTTACAACAGGGCTAGTCCGAGGCGGGGACCGAACGATCGGCGCGAAGTTTATCGGCAAGGGTGCGCAAATTTGCGGACGGCTCCAGCCCCAGCTGAACTTCGAGCGTGCGCACGTAGCGCGCATAGATCTGCAATGCGTCGACGACCCTGCCCGCGCGCGCGTAATGCCGCATTAGCGCCTCGTACGCATCCTCGGCGAGGGGATCGCGTTCGGCGATGAAGTGCAGGATATCGGCGGCCCGATCCGTGTTGCCGACCGCCGATGCGTCTGTTGCGCCGTACCCAGCGATGGGAGTCAGTTGAGCAACTTCGTGCATGAGTGCGCTGAGCTTGCGCCACAGGCGATCACAAACAAGTCTGTCAGGTGTTGCCCGCGACGTGCCAGAAAGTGCCCGCGATGTTCGGCAACGAGTTCTACCAGTACCTTTGCGTGGTTTATTTCGCCGTGGGCATCGCGTTCAAGCAGGTGAGAGGCGTGCATCGAGGAGCTGAAGGCATCAACCACACCTCCGCATGGTTCAGCGTGAGCGCGCGATCAGCCAGCAGGATCGACGTATCCGAACCCGGCTGCTTGCGGGCGGTGGGCGTGTTATCGAACACTTGTTGCGACCTTGCCGGCCGTCCTGACCATATTTTTGAGACCAACGTCGACGGGCACATTTTCACCGCCAGCGAGCGCGACGAGGGCTTGCAGCAGTTGCATGCCCTTTTGCTGCCCGCGCGCGGCGACCATTCCCCGTCACGCGCAACAATTTCGAAACGTCCCAACGTATACAGGCGCACCGGCCACGGCGCCAGTTGTTGATGGCCGTTGACGGTGGTGACAGCCCGCCGGCGGCGTATCACGTCGCAAACAAACTCGGTTTCAATTTCCGCCCGGAGTGCAGCGGCGCAAAGTTCCTGCGTGAGCGAATTGGCATGACGCAGGAACAGTAGGAAGCGGTGCTCCCGCGCCATCGCCATCGCCTTGGTCAGCGCGGCGACCCGGATTGATGCGCGGATCACGCAGCGCGCGCAATGCTTCGATGCTTTTAGGAATATCGCAAACGATTTCGCT includes:
- a CDS encoding YncE family protein, with amino-acid sequence MSIPRTIVKSLWAVIASLLMLAAVGSAQSQPFAYITGQNGSIVSVLDTATNAVVTTIPVGGAPFGIGILPNGSRAYVANSTPNTVSVINLATNTVVATIALDLDRWRGCQSRWHARLCGEPDIQPVSVIDTSTNGVISTVPLSRAYVIAINPAGTRLFVTNPGINSVTIIDTTTNTVTGSIGLTGGPGSFGVAFNPSGTRAYVANEFGPAELFVIDTSTNTIITSVAVGRARAVSRSIPPARVYTANGSSDNVSVVDTVTNTVTHSIPVGSSPRSVTFKASGTRAYVGNVGSNTVSVIDTGTETVIATVPVTQGPFGIAIASAAPPVTVTVTPSAGANGTINPATPQSIVSGATTNFTVTPAVGYAAAVGGTCGGTLVGNTYTTAAITVPCTVSATFSLIPPATFLLTVSSTGAGSVTSSPAGIVCPGDCTEAYSSGTTVTLTASANAGSTFLGWGGACGGTGGCSVAMNAIQSVTASFSAPPAAGLILTSSSNPAIYRSSVVLTASATGNTPTGTVTFNMATSGGPLTLCAAVPMVSARAKCPVPAPLIVTSPSFFSATYSGDSNNPGANASLQQLIITGSVGLT